Proteins from one Halovivax limisalsi genomic window:
- a CDS encoding phosphate uptake regulator PhoU: METRKVQVTGGSTYTVSLPKEWATDNGVEAGSTVEFYPEDGALLLTPKRESAHQEGELDVSNLTGTQLTRAVMTMYVSGFDIIRLTADRVTTEQRRAIREATQNLVGVEVLSETTDSVVIQDLLDSAELSIVNAVDRMRLIAESMLEDAVTALVENDDDIAADVIQRDDDVDRLFLVVSRIFRATLRSPTAAESLGVTREDCFDYHSSARQLERVADHAVKVSQLAQKLDDVPEDVADALVALYEDADRVIRTSMDALDAEDADRATELGHTARQAVREIDEHTRKIDDRLRDLDPVEAQSLGLIVDSLSRCADYGGNIAETALQKAAPRP; the protein is encoded by the coding sequence ATGGAGACGCGCAAAGTGCAAGTGACGGGCGGGTCGACCTACACGGTCTCGTTACCGAAGGAGTGGGCGACGGACAACGGCGTGGAGGCGGGCAGCACCGTCGAGTTCTACCCCGAGGACGGCGCGCTCTTGCTGACGCCGAAGCGGGAGTCGGCCCACCAGGAGGGCGAACTCGACGTCTCGAACCTGACGGGCACCCAGCTCACGCGCGCGGTGATGACCATGTACGTCAGCGGGTTCGACATCATCCGCCTGACCGCCGATCGGGTGACGACCGAACAGCGGCGGGCCATCCGGGAGGCGACGCAGAACCTCGTCGGCGTCGAGGTGCTCTCGGAGACCACCGACAGCGTCGTGATCCAGGATCTGCTTGACTCGGCGGAGCTCTCGATCGTGAACGCGGTCGACCGGATGCGCCTGATCGCCGAATCGATGCTCGAAGACGCCGTGACCGCCCTGGTCGAAAACGACGACGACATCGCGGCGGACGTCATCCAGCGCGACGACGACGTCGACAGGCTCTTTCTGGTCGTCTCGCGCATCTTCCGTGCGACGCTTCGCTCGCCGACGGCGGCCGAATCCCTCGGCGTCACCCGCGAGGATTGCTTCGACTATCACTCGAGCGCCCGCCAACTCGAACGCGTCGCGGACCACGCGGTCAAGGTGAGCCAGCTCGCCCAGAAGCTCGACGACGTGCCCGAGGACGTCGCCGACGCGCTCGTGGCGCTCTACGAGGACGCCGACCGCGTGATCCGCACGTCGATGGACGCGCTCGACGCCGAGGACGCAGACCGGGCGACGGAACTCGGCCACACCGCCCGACAGGCGGTCCGCGAGATCGACGAACACACCCGGAAGATCGACGATCGCCTGCGCGACCTCGATCCGGTCGAGGCCCAGTCGCTCGGCCTCATCGTCGACTCGCTCTCGCGGTGTGCGGACTACGGCGGTAACATCGCCGAGACGGCCCTCCAGAAGGCGGCGCCGCGACCGTAG
- a CDS encoding PstS family phosphate ABC transporter substrate-binding protein, with protein sequence MSRDATGPSAGLGRRAVLAGTGAAISGALAGCSGVFATANNQVNVAGSSTVFPVTEAIASAFSEENPTANISLSKTGTGGGFGNFFCAGRTDINNASREIADAEVEQCASNDVTPIEFPVATDALTVVVNPNAEFVDCLTVEELRQIWRADGAQQWSDIDDSYPDEPFELYGAATTSGTFDYFKEKIVGEETNHRSDYYATEQDRTIVQGVQGSETAMGYFGFSYYSENPDSVKAIAIDNGDGCVEPSLETAQTGEYAPLTRDLYIYVAKDSLADPTVRDFVRYYMERTTSDLIAEIGYVPLNEEKQAENMDKLESKIDEVTA encoded by the coding sequence ATGTCGAGAGACGCTACGGGGCCGTCGGCGGGGCTCGGCCGGCGAGCGGTGCTCGCGGGTACAGGGGCGGCGATCTCCGGCGCGCTAGCGGGCTGCAGTGGGGTATTCGCGACGGCCAACAACCAGGTGAACGTCGCGGGAAGTTCTACGGTGTTTCCCGTGACGGAAGCCATCGCCTCCGCGTTCTCGGAGGAGAACCCCACGGCCAACATCTCGCTCAGCAAGACCGGAACCGGGGGCGGGTTCGGGAACTTCTTCTGTGCGGGCCGAACCGATATCAACAACGCCAGCCGGGAGATCGCCGACGCCGAGGTCGAACAGTGCGCGAGTAACGACGTGACGCCGATCGAATTTCCGGTCGCCACCGACGCCCTGACGGTCGTGGTCAATCCGAACGCGGAGTTCGTGGACTGCCTCACAGTCGAGGAGTTGCGCCAGATCTGGCGCGCCGACGGCGCCCAGCAGTGGAGCGACATCGACGACTCCTACCCGGACGAACCGTTCGAACTCTACGGGGCCGCGACCACCTCCGGGACGTTCGACTACTTCAAAGAAAAGATCGTGGGCGAGGAGACGAATCATCGAAGCGACTACTACGCGACCGAACAGGATCGGACGATCGTCCAGGGGGTACAGGGCTCCGAAACGGCGATGGGCTACTTCGGATTCTCGTACTACAGCGAAAACCCCGACTCCGTCAAGGCGATCGCCATCGATAACGGCGACGGCTGTGTCGAACCATCGCTCGAAACCGCCCAAACAGGCGAATACGCGCCTCTCACGCGTGACCTGTACATCTATGTGGCAAAGGACTCCCTCGCCGATCCGACGGTCCGGGACTTCGTCCGCTACTACATGGAACGAACGACGAGTGACCTGATCGCCGAGATCGGATACGTGCCGCTGAACGAGGAGAAACAGGCGGAGAACATGGACAAACTCGAATCGAAGATCGACGAGGTGACCGCATGA